One genomic window of Methanosarcina acetivorans C2A includes the following:
- the thpR gene encoding RNA 2',3'-cyclic phosphodiesterase, with protein MIRTFIAVELDPSFREEIRQIQEKFSDFNLKFVDPEIVHITLKFLGDIEESKVKSLSAALDSLLCEPFDAKIEGIGVFPKPSNPKVLWLGAKGNFEVLHDDVETLLKPFKFKKDERAFTAHATLARVKVLNKDQKNAFAGVLNELKDTKIGSMRVNKVLLKKSTLTPDGPIYETLHTVYLD; from the coding sequence CTGATCAGGACATTTATAGCAGTGGAACTGGACCCGAGTTTCAGGGAGGAAATCCGCCAGATCCAGGAGAAATTTTCCGATTTTAACCTGAAGTTCGTTGACCCGGAAATCGTTCACATAACCCTGAAATTTCTCGGGGATATCGAGGAATCAAAGGTAAAATCCCTTTCAGCAGCTCTTGATTCTCTTCTTTGTGAGCCTTTTGATGCAAAAATTGAAGGCATTGGGGTTTTCCCGAAGCCTTCAAACCCTAAAGTTCTGTGGCTGGGGGCAAAAGGAAACTTCGAGGTCCTTCACGACGATGTGGAAACCTTACTGAAGCCTTTTAAATTCAAAAAGGATGAGAGGGCATTTACTGCCCATGCTACCCTTGCCAGGGTAAAAGTCCTGAATAAAGACCAAAAAAATGCTTTTGCAGGTGTCCTGAATGAATTAAAAGATACAAAAATTGGAAGCATGAGGGTAAATAAAGTGCTTCTGAAAAAAAGCACCCTAACCCCCGACGGTCCCATTTATGAGACCCTGCATACGGTATATCTGGACTGA